The following proteins are co-located in the Maridesulfovibrio ferrireducens genome:
- a CDS encoding DUF4391 domain-containing protein: MAFLYNFPKQTFVGSPLPKSKIYKLAGVSSKVQKMFVREVEKITWSYKLAPETINLPASESVQEIQIFTVALRTEKLNYEVLETIDKAIPSPLFFVLDYGNKNKYVAAYKRPSEVDRSKWVVSGYSETEWINDGSERKELPVVLNMGALYHTLLKNIIPLPARKNEPINKLFLRMDQLRSIKRDASKLESRIRKEKQFNRKVELNSELKALELQIRGLE, translated from the coding sequence ATGGCTTTTTTATATAATTTCCCGAAGCAAACTTTCGTTGGAAGCCCTCTTCCCAAAAGCAAGATATACAAACTTGCAGGCGTTAGTTCAAAAGTTCAAAAAATGTTTGTGCGTGAAGTTGAAAAAATCACATGGTCCTATAAATTGGCTCCTGAAACGATAAATTTGCCGGCAAGTGAGAGCGTGCAGGAGATACAAATTTTCACGGTTGCCCTCAGGACTGAAAAGTTAAACTATGAAGTTTTGGAAACCATTGATAAGGCCATACCTTCCCCTCTTTTTTTTGTCTTAGATTACGGCAATAAAAATAAGTATGTCGCGGCTTATAAGCGTCCGAGTGAAGTGGATAGAAGCAAATGGGTTGTTAGCGGGTATAGCGAAACAGAATGGATTAATGACGGTTCCGAGCGTAAAGAATTACCCGTTGTGCTGAACATGGGTGCTCTTTATCATACTCTTCTTAAAAACATTATCCCCTTACCTGCTCGTAAAAATGAGCCTATAAATAAACTTTTTTTGCGAATGGATCAGTTGCGGAGTATAAAGCGAGACGCTAGTAAGCTTGAGTCTCGGATAAGAAAAGAAAAGCAGTTTAATCGCAAGGTAGAGCTTAATTCTGAATTGAAAGCTCTGGAGCTGCAGATTCGGGGACTTGAGTAA
- a CDS encoding helicase-related protein, with amino-acid sequence MQILDNINSLWGDDLKQTLEPGVKLKIAATCFSIYGYEALKKELDKIDSLEFIFTAPAFVPNDVADKMSKERREFHIPKLQREKSLYGSEFELQLKNKLTQRAIAKECADWIRRKATFRSNATKSPMQQFACLETGHTDVTYMPLHGFTAVDLGYQQGDAVSNLINKIDEAPLTATYIHLFDQIWNDNGQLKNVTESICAHIESVYQENSPEKVYFLMLYNIFNEFLEDLNEDVLPNDLTGYKDSVVWNKLFNFQSDAATGIINKLESYNGCILADSVGLGKTFTALAVIKYYELRNRSVLVLCPKKLADNWLNYNRNLKTNILAKDRFSYDVLCHTDLQRTSGESFGIPLNKVNWGNYDLIVIDESHNFRNNDTYKEKETRYKKLMDSVIRDGVKTKVLMLSATPVNNKFNDLRNQLALAYEGESEKLSEKINVKKGIEEIFRQAQTAFNSWSKFPCEERTASAILNALDFDFFELLDKVTIARSRKHIETFYDTTDIGNFPVRRKPLSFRSPLTDLPNIPSFNEIYAQLSLLKLSVYAPVSYILPSRLKKYEELYDTAVDGGKGKLRQVDRETSLQSLMTTNLLKRLESSVESFRLTLGALEEKHIDMLDKIEQFKKSKSDSAKITLAEQFGSVESDDEDIADLEEFLIGGKVQVNLADMDLLSWEHDLSADIHVISALLGEMRKVTVEDDSKLQHIKKHIKNKIENPINAGNKKIIIFTAFADTANYLYENLSKQMAKEGIHSGLVTGKNSPKNSLKKGYDFQSILTLFSPRSKEKDLIFPDEPGEIDLLIGTDCISEGQNLQDCDYLINYDIHWNPVRIIQRFGRVDRIGSSNEFIQLVNYWPDISLDEYINLKERVENRMHIVDLTGTGDDNVLSAQANDVGYRKEQLRRLQDEVIELEDLKTGVNITDLGLNDFRMDLLNYMKDKGDLAHLPNGLHAVISAAPNKGLRPGVIFTLRNRNSAVNINQHNRLHPYYLVYISNDGEIITDHTQVKKILDMVRNGCKGLDSPIFEACKIFNDNTNDGRDMKHYSDLLGQAIQSIVEVKEDTDIDSLFSGTKTSALLDTIQGLDDFEIISFLVVAG; translated from the coding sequence ATGCAAATACTAGATAATATAAACTCTCTCTGGGGCGATGACTTAAAGCAAACACTTGAGCCTGGTGTTAAATTAAAAATTGCAGCGACTTGTTTTTCTATTTATGGCTATGAAGCTTTAAAAAAGGAATTAGATAAAATTGACTCTCTTGAGTTTATTTTCACTGCTCCAGCCTTTGTTCCAAATGATGTTGCGGACAAAATGTCGAAGGAGCGCAGAGAATTTCATATACCGAAGTTGCAACGAGAAAAAAGCTTATATGGAAGTGAGTTTGAACTTCAGTTGAAAAATAAGCTAACTCAGCGTGCAATTGCGAAGGAGTGTGCGGACTGGATACGGCGTAAAGCCACCTTTCGTTCAAATGCTACAAAATCCCCTATGCAGCAATTTGCTTGTTTAGAGACAGGACATACTGATGTAACTTATATGCCATTGCATGGTTTTACGGCTGTAGACCTTGGCTACCAGCAAGGTGATGCTGTTTCTAATCTTATAAACAAAATAGATGAAGCACCGCTTACAGCAACTTATATTCATCTTTTTGATCAGATATGGAACGATAATGGGCAGCTTAAGAATGTTACCGAGAGTATTTGTGCACACATAGAATCTGTTTATCAGGAAAACTCTCCTGAAAAAGTATATTTCTTGATGCTTTATAATATCTTTAATGAGTTCCTTGAAGACTTGAATGAAGACGTTTTGCCTAATGATTTGACCGGGTATAAAGATAGTGTTGTTTGGAATAAACTTTTTAATTTTCAAAGTGATGCTGCCACTGGAATCATCAATAAACTTGAAAGTTATAATGGGTGTATTCTTGCTGACAGTGTTGGTCTTGGTAAAACCTTTACCGCCCTTGCCGTTATCAAATATTACGAGCTTAGAAATCGCTCCGTATTGGTTCTTTGTCCTAAAAAATTGGCTGACAACTGGCTGAATTATAATCGGAACCTTAAAACAAATATCCTTGCTAAGGATCGCTTTAGTTATGATGTTTTGTGTCATACTGATTTACAGCGAACAAGTGGGGAATCTTTTGGTATTCCGTTGAATAAGGTGAATTGGGGAAACTATGATCTTATCGTGATAGACGAGTCTCATAATTTTCGTAACAACGACACTTATAAAGAGAAAGAAACCAGATATAAAAAATTAATGGATTCCGTTATTCGGGATGGTGTAAAGACTAAAGTTTTGATGCTGTCTGCTACTCCCGTAAATAACAAATTCAATGATCTTAGGAATCAGCTTGCGCTTGCCTACGAAGGTGAGTCTGAAAAACTTAGTGAAAAAATTAATGTAAAAAAGGGGATTGAAGAAATTTTTAGACAGGCTCAGACTGCCTTTAATAGCTGGTCAAAGTTTCCTTGTGAAGAACGCACTGCCAGTGCTATTTTAAATGCTTTGGATTTTGATTTTTTCGAGCTCCTGGATAAAGTTACAATTGCTCGTTCAAGGAAGCATATAGAAACTTTTTATGACACTACTGATATCGGGAATTTTCCCGTGAGACGTAAGCCTTTGTCATTTCGTAGCCCTTTGACGGATCTTCCCAACATTCCAAGTTTTAATGAGATTTATGCTCAACTGTCTTTACTGAAATTGTCAGTCTATGCGCCTGTCAGTTACATTTTGCCGAGCCGACTAAAAAAATACGAAGAATTATATGATACTGCCGTTGATGGAGGTAAAGGAAAGTTGCGTCAGGTGGACCGAGAAACAAGTCTTCAGTCGCTTATGACAACAAACTTGCTTAAGCGTCTTGAAAGTTCTGTAGAGTCTTTTCGGCTTACTCTTGGGGCTTTGGAAGAAAAGCATATTGATATGCTGGATAAGATTGAGCAATTTAAGAAATCAAAATCAGATTCGGCAAAAATAACTTTAGCTGAACAGTTCGGTTCAGTTGAGAGTGACGATGAAGATATTGCGGATCTGGAAGAATTTTTGATCGGGGGGAAAGTTCAGGTTAACCTTGCTGATATGGATCTTTTGTCTTGGGAACATGATTTGAGTGCAGATATTCATGTCATATCAGCCTTGCTGGGCGAGATGAGAAAGGTAACGGTTGAAGATGATTCAAAGCTTCAGCATATTAAAAAGCACATCAAGAATAAGATTGAAAACCCAATAAATGCGGGTAATAAAAAAATTATAATTTTTACTGCTTTTGCCGATACCGCCAACTATCTTTACGAAAATTTATCTAAGCAAATGGCTAAAGAGGGTATTCATTCAGGACTTGTTACAGGCAAGAACAGCCCTAAAAATTCTTTGAAAAAGGGATATGATTTCCAGTCAATTCTAACTTTATTTTCTCCTCGTTCCAAAGAAAAGGATTTGATTTTTCCGGATGAACCCGGTGAAATTGATTTATTGATTGGTACGGACTGTATTTCTGAAGGGCAAAATTTGCAGGACTGTGACTACCTTATTAACTATGACATACATTGGAATCCAGTTCGTATTATTCAACGCTTTGGGCGAGTTGATCGAATTGGTTCTTCAAACGAATTTATTCAGCTAGTGAATTACTGGCCTGATATCTCATTAGATGAATATATCAATCTGAAAGAGCGTGTGGAAAACAGAATGCATATTGTCGACCTCACTGGGACAGGTGATGACAATGTTCTTTCTGCGCAGGCAAATGATGTTGGATATCGGAAAGAGCAGCTACGCCGGCTGCAGGATGAAGTTATCGAGCTTGAAGATTTAAAAACAGGTGTAAACATCACTGATTTAGGCCTTAATGATTTTAGGATGGATTTGTTGAATTATATGAAAGATAAAGGGGATCTTGCCCACCTTCCTAATGGTTTACATGCTGTGATTTCGGCAGCCCCGAATAAAGGATTGCGTCCTGGTGTTATTTTTACTCTGCGTAACCGCAACAGTGCTGTAAATATTAATCAGCATAATAGGCTGCACCCATATTATCTCGTATATATCAGTAATGACGGTGAAATTATTACTGATCATACTCAGGTTAAGAAAATATTGGATATGGTCAGGAATGGCTGCAAAGGATTAGATTCTCCAATTTTTGAAGCTTGCAAAATTTTTAATGACAATACAAATGATGGTCGGGATATGAAGCATTATTCCGATCTGTTAGGGCAGGCTATTCAGTCTATTGTTGAAGTTAAAGAAGACACTGATATTGATAGCCTTTTTTCAGGTACGAAGACCAGCGCACTTCTTGATACAATACAAGGTCTTGATGATTTTGAAATAATTTCCTTTTTAGTTGTTGCAGGGTAG